CCAGGAGTCGTCCCCGATGGAGCCGTCGGTGGCGGCATGCCGGTAGACGGCGGTCTCGGAGGAGAACCACGCGCGCCAGGCCCACAGGTAGAGCAGGACGGGGACCACGACGATCGAGGCGAGGGCGGGCAGGACGTCACGCACGAGGGTGCCGGTGACGGGGCGGGTGGCGCCGTAGCGGCGTCGTAACGCAAGGTCACAGAACACGCTCATGAGGCCGAAGAAGGCGATGTAGTACAGCCCCGACCACTTCACGCCGAGGGAGAGTCCGAGGAACACGCCCGCGGTGAAACGCCACCAGCGGAACCCCAGGCGGGGGCCGAACGGCGAGTCGCCGAGCATGCCGTCACCCCACGCCCGGTGGAGGCGGCCGCGCATCTGCTCGTGGTCGAAGGCCAGGGCGCAGGCGGCGGCGACGATGAAGAACACCTGGAAGATGTCGAGCATGCCGAAACGGGAGCTGACCAGCAGCACCCCGTCGACGGTGGCCAGCAGGCCGGCGAAGAACGCCACCTGCCACGTCCCCGCCAGCCGGCGGGCCAGCAGCATGACGGCGACGACGGTGGCGGCGCCGAACAGGGCCGTCATCACCCGCCAGCCCAGCGGGGAGTAGCCGAAGACGAACTCGCCGAGGGCGATGAGCTGCTTGCCCAGCGGCGGGTGCACCACCAGGCCGTACCCGGGGTTGGACTCGATGCCGCCGATGAGCGGGTTGACCTGGGAACGGACCATGTCCCACGCCTGCGGGACGTAGTGCTTCTCGTCGAAGACCGGGGTGCCGGAGGCCACGGCGCTGGTCAGGCCCGCATACCGGGTGACCAGGGCCAGCGCCGCGATGACAAGCGTGGCGATGGTGTCCGCCCGCGTCCACGACCACGGCCGCGGGGGATCGGGGTGGATCCGCCGGGCGAACCCAGGGCCGACGGCAGGTGTGTCGGCGGTGGAGGTCGTGGCGGGGTTCACGGGAAAGAGTCTAGGGTACAAGGCATGTCCCGGCCTGAATCCCTTCCCCGACCTGTTCCCCGGGGCGTGGTCCTCGCGGCCACCCCGCTGGGCAACATCCACGACGCCTCCCCGCGGCTGCGCCAGGCGCTTGCCGACGCCGACGTCATCGCCGCCGAGGACACCCGCCGCGTCCGCACCCTCGCCACCGCCCTCGACGTGGAGATCCGCGGGAAGGTGATCTCCAACTTCGACCACAACGAGGCCGGTCGGGCCGCCGGACTGCTCGACGCCGCCCGCTCCGGCACCGTCCTCGTGGTCACCGACGCCGGTATGCCCCTGGTCTCCGACCCCGGCTACTCGCTCGTCGACGCGGCCCACGACGCCGGTGTGCCCGTCACCTGCCTGCCCGGCCCCTCCGCCGTCCCCACCGCCCTGGCCCTGTCCGGCCTGCCCGTGGGACGTTTCCTCTTTGACGGCTTCGCTCCCCGCAAGCCCGGCCCGCGCCGGGAATGGCTGGAATCGCTGCGGACCGAGGAACGCGCCGCCTGCTTCTTCGAGTCCCCGCACCGCCTGGCCGACACCCTCGCCGTCGCCGCCGAGGTGCTCGGGCCGACCCGCCGCGCCGCGGTGTGCCGGGAACTGACCAAGACCTATGAGGAGGTCCGCCGCGGCACCCTGCCCGAGCTCGCGGAGTGGGCCGCCGAGGGAGTCAAGGGTGAGATCACGGTGGTCATCGAAGGCGGCTCCCCGCGGGAGTTCGACGTGGAGTCGCTGGTCCCCGTCGTCGAGTCCCTCGTCGCCGAGGGGGTGCGGCTCAAGGACGCCTGCCGGCAGGTCGCCTCGGGCAGGGGAGTGTCCAACCGGGAACTCTACGAGGCGGTTCTCGCCGCGAGATAGGTCACACTAATGTGCATTGTTATGCAATTGTGAGTTTCGCCCGGGAGAAACGGGCCATGACCTCGCCTGATGTGGTGTTTCCGTGGTGGGCGCAACCTGGGACGGGCGTGGAATGGGCCTGCCATTTATGTCCGAATTCTCCCGGCCAGGTTTGCATTGACTGAGAATCTGGATAATGGTGCGTTTCATGACCACACCTGACAATTCCACAGAGCACCCGGGGGTTGGGTCGGCGGCTTCGGAGGCTTCGGCGGCGACGCCTGCCGAGCCGACCGCCACCGAGCAGCTCGCGACCATGATGTCGAACGCCGACTACATCGGCGACCGGATCGGCGGCGCGGCCCACCCGGACTTCCGGGAACCCGACGATGGCAAGGCCCGCTTCGACTGGGCGATCATCATCCCGGCCGCGGCCGTGATCATCGGCGTCGTCCTTTGGGCGATGCTCGGCTCGGACAGCTTCGCCTCCTTCGCGTCGAGCTCGCTGTCGTTCGTCGTGGACAACTTCGGCTGGGCGTTCGTCCTCTTCGGCACGATCTTCGTCGCCTTCATGATCATCATCGGCCTGTCCAAGTTCGGTTCCATCCGCCTGGGCGGCGACAACGAGGCGCCCGAGTTCCGAACCGTCTCCTGGATCGCCATGATGTTCGCCGCCGGCATGGGCATCGGCCTGATGTTCTACGGTGCCACCGAGCCGCTCACCTTCTACCGCGACGGTGTCCCCGGGCGGGCCGAGAACGAGGTCGGTACCGCCATGGCCTCGGCGATGTTCCACTGGACGCTGCACCCGTGGGCGATCTACGCCATCGTCGGCCTCGCCATCGCCTACTCCACCTTCCGCCGTAGCCGCCCCCAGCTCATCTCCTCCGCCTTCGTCCCCCTCATCGGGGAGAAGGGTGCGAAGGGGTTCCTGGGCAAGCTGATCGACACCCTGGCCATCATCGCCACCGTCTTCGGTACCGCCACCTCCCTCGGCGTGGGTGCCCTGCAGATCCGTGCCGGTCTCTCGGCTTCCGGCCTCATCGACTCGCCCGGTGACTGGACCATCGTGGGCATCATCTGCGTGCTCACCCTCGCGTTCATCGTCTCCGCCGTCTCCGGTGTGGGCAAGGGCATCCAGTACCTGTCCAACGCCAACATGATCATGGCCGCCATCCTGGCCATCTTCGTGTTCATCCTCGGCCCGACCGTGGCCATGCTCAACCTCATGCCCACCTCCATCGGCGCCTACTTCGCCCAGTTCTTCGAGATGGCCGGCCGCACCGGCGTCTCCGCCAACGGCACTGCCGGCGAGTGGCTGAGCACCTGGACCATCTTCTACTGGGCGTGGTGGATCTCCTGGTCCCCATTCGTCGGCATGTTCCTCGCCCGCATCTCCCGCGGCCGCACCATCCGTGAGTTCGCCATCGGCGTCCTCGTCGTCCCCTCGCTGGTCTCCGTCGTGTGGTTCTCCATCTTCGGCGGCACCGCGATCCGCTTCGAGCAGGACGGCAACTCCATCTGGGGTGACGGCTCCGCCGAATCCCAGCTGTTCAACCTGCTCCACCAGCTCCCCGGCGGCACCATCCTGGGTGTCGTCGCCATGATCCTGCTGGCCACCTTCTTCATCACCTCCGCGGACTCCGCCTCCACCGTGATGGGCACCCTCGCCCAGCACGGCCGCACCAACGCCACCCCGTGGGTGTCCGCGCTGTGGGGTCTGCTCACCGCCATCATCGGCATGGTGCTGCTCACCGTCAACGAGGATTCGCTGAGCAACCTGCAGTCCATCACCATCATCGCCGCCAGCCCGTTCCTCATCGTCATCATCTGCCTCATGATCGCCCTGACCAAGGACCTGCGCGAGGACACCCTCTACCTCGACTACCGATCCCAGCAGGAGTTCGCGGCCCGGCTCGCCCGGGAACGCCGGATCCACGCCGAGCACCAGCGGGCGAAGGAGAACAAGGCGCGTCGCCAGGAGCGTCTGGCCAAGCGCAACGGCAAGCGGCCCATCAAATAAGGTGTAACCCATGACCCAGTCTGTGCTTGTCTCCGTCGCCTGGCCGTACGCCAACGGCCCCCGCCACATCGGACATGTCGCCGGTTTCGGCGTCCCCTCCGATGTCTTCGCCCGCTATCAGCGGATGATCGGCAACGAGGTCCTCATGATCTCGGGTACAGACGAGCACGGCACCCCGCTGCTGGTCCAGGCCGACAAGGAGGGCGTGACGGTCAAGGAGCTGGCCGACCGCTACAACCGCCAGATCGTCGAGGACCTCGCCGGCCTCGGCCTGTCCTACGACCTGTTCACCCGCACCACCACCCGTAACCACTACGCGGTGGTGCAGGAGCTGTTCACCGGTCTGTACGAGAACGGCTACATGATCAAGGAGACCACCATGGGTGCGGTCTCCCCGTCGACCGGGCGCACCCTGCCGGACCGCTACATCGAGGGCACCTGCCCGATCTGCGGTGCCGACGGCGCCCGCGGCGACCAGTGTGACAACTGCGGCAACCAGCTCGACCCCGCCGACCTCATCAACCCGGTGTCCAGGATCAACGGCGAGACCCCGGACTTCGTCGAGACCGAGCATTTCCTCCTCGACCTGCCCTCCCTGGCCGACGCGCTGGGGCAGTGGCTGCGCGGCCGCGAGGACTGGCGCCCCAACGTGCTCAAGTTCTCCCTCAACCTCCTCGAGGACCTGCGCCCCCGCGCCATGACCCGCGACATCGACTGGGGTGTCCCCATTCCCGTGGAGGGCTGGCAGGACAACAACGCCAAGAAGCTCTACGTGTGGTTCGACGCCGTCATCGGCTACCTGTCCTCCTCCATCGAGTGGGCGTGGCGTTCCGGTGACCCGGACGCGTGGCAGCAGTGGTGGCAGAACCCGGACGCCCTCGGCTACTACTTCATGGGCAAGGACAACATCACCTTCCACTCCCAAATCTGGCCGGCCGAGCTCCTCGGCTACGCCGGCAAGGGTGCCAAGGGCGGATCGGTCCACCGCTACGGCGAGATCAACCTGCCCACCGAGGTCGTCTCCTCCGAGTTCCTCACCATGTCCGGCTCGAAGTTCTCCTCCTCCAAGGGTGTGGTCATCTACGTCAAGGACTTCCTCGCCGAGTTCGGCCCGGACCCGCTGCGCTACTTCATCGCCGTCGCCGGCCCGGAGAACACCGACACCGACTTCACGTGGGACGAATTCGTCCGCCGGGTGAACAACGAACTGGCCAACGGCTGGGGCAACCTGGTCAACCGCACCGTGTCCATGGCGCACAAGAACTTCGGTGAGGTCCCCGTACCGGCGTCACTGACCGAGGCCGACCAGAAGATCCTCGACCTCGCGGCCGAGACCTTCGACAACGTGGGCGAGGCACTGGCGCAGTCCAAGTTCAAGGCCGGCATCACCGCCGCCATGCACGTCGTCGGTGAGGCCAACGCCTACATCGCCGAGCAGGAGCCGTGGAAGCTGGCCAAGGACGAGTCGCAGCGCGAGCGCCTGGCCACCGTCCTGTGGACCGCGCTCCAGGTCGTCTCCGACTGCAACGTCATGCTCACCCCCTACCTGCCGCACATCGCGCAGCAGGTCCACGAGACCCTCGGCCGGGACGGCGTGTGGGCCGCCCGCCCGGAGATCCACGAGGTCACCGACGACATGCCGGTCGACCTCGTCGGCGTCGGTCTGCCCGAGGAAGGTCAGAGCTACCCGGTCATCACCGGCGACTACACCACCCAGCAGGCGGCGTGGAAGCGTATCGACGTCGTCCCCGGCACCACCCTGGCCAAGCCCAAGCCGCTCATCCAGAAGCTCGACCCCGAACTCGCGGAGACCGGCCCGTCCTGGGCCCCGGTCCTGGCCTGACATGGGCCTGATCTGACGGTGAACAACCGCGCGGTCATCCCGGCCGCCCTCGCGTTCATCGCCGTCTTCCTCGCGGCGATCAACCTGCGGGCGGGTATCTCCTCCCTCGCCCCGGTCCTCGGCGACGCGCTCGCCGCCTTCGGCTCCGGCGGGTCCATCGCGGGCGTCATCACCGCGATGCCGGGCCTGTTCTTCGCCGTCGTCGGTCTGGTCGCCGTGCCGGTGGCCACCCGCCTGGGGCTGAGCCGCACCCTGCTCGTGGGCATGGTCATCGCGCTCGTCGGCCTCGCCGCCCGACCCTGGGTCGGGGCGATGTGGCTGTTCCTCGTGCTCACGGCCCTCATCGTCGCCGGCATCGCCCTGGCGAACGTGCTCCTGCCGGCGTGGATCAAGTCCCACGGCGGGCGGCACGTCGTCGCCCTCATGGCCGTCTACAGTGCGATCCTCAGCCTCTCCGGTGCCATCGGGCCCCTGAGCATCCTGCTGTTCACCGGTCCCGGCGCCTGGCGATGGGCTCTGTTCCTCTGGGCCGGATTCTCCGCCGCCCAGGTCGCGGTGTGGGCCGTGGTCGCCGCCCGCGCGGGATTCGACTTCCCGTCCGTGTCCTCGCCGACCCCCGGTGCCGGGACCCCGGCCGGGTTGAAGTCCCTGTGGCGCTCCCGTACCGCGGTCGCGCTCATGCTCTTCTTCGGCCTGCAGTCGATGCACGCCTACGTGCAGATGGGCTGGCTGCCCAAGATCCTCCTCGATTACGGCCACCCCGCGGAAACCGCCAGCGTAGCGCTCGCGCTGGTCGGCGGCATCAACGCCGTCGGCGGTTTCGCCATCCCCTTCGTCCTCGACCGGCTTGACCGTATCTACCTGCTGCCACTGATCTTCGCCGCGATCATGGCCACCGGGTACCTCGGCATCTGGTTCACCGACGCCGCCGTGCCCCTCCTGTGGGCGGCCCTGCTGGGTATCGGCGGTTACTGTTTCCCCACCGCGATCGCCCTCATCCCGGCCCGCACCCGCGCCCCGTTGATCACCGCCCGGCTCTCCGGTTTCGTCCAGCCCTACGGCTACCTCATCGCGGCGGCCGGCCCCTTCCTGGTCGGCGTCGCGTACCAGATCACTCTCGACTGGAGCCTCATCCTCGCCGCCCTCGGCGCCAGCTGTCTCCTCATGGCGGCCATCGGTTTCTTCGCCGCCCGTGGCGGTGACATCGACGACGAAATCGCAGTTCAGGTCTAGTGTCGGGCCCGTGGTCTAGCGTGGTGGGCATGCAGGCGACACGGGACACGGCCAATGACCTCCTCACCGGAATAGCGGGGGAGGGGGCACGCTTACGCGATGACCAGTGGACGGCGATCGATGCGCTGGTCAATCACCGGAAGCGCATGCTCGTGGTCCAGCGCACCGGCTGGGGCAAGTCCGCGGTGTACTTCATCGCCGCCAAACTCCTGCGCCAGGCCGGCCGGGGGCCGTCGTTGATCATCTCCCCGTTGCTGGCACTCATGCGTAACCAGGTCGCCGCCGCACAGGGGGCGGGGATCAGGGCGGTCACCCTCAACAGCGCGAACATGACCGAGTGGGAGGAGATCCAGGCCAGCGTCATCGGCGGTGACGTGGATGTCCTGCTCATCTCCCCGGAACGGCTGAACAACCCGGGCTTCCGCGATGAAGTCCTCCCGCACATCGCCCGGGCGGTGGGGATGGTCGTCGTCGATGAGGCACACTGCATCTCCGACTGGGGCCACGATTTCCGGCCGGACTACCGGCGCATCCGCACCCTGCTCGCGGAACTGCCCACCGGGGTGCCGGTGCTGGCCACCACCGCCACCGCCAACGACCGGGTGGTCGCCGACGTGCAGGCACAGCTGGGGGAGGACACCGGCCTGCTCCGCGGCGGGCTGGACCGGGAGTCGCTGCACCTGTCGGTGGTCCGGTTGACGGACACCACCCAGCGCCCCGCGTGGCTGGCCGGCCATCTCAGCCAGCTGGAGGGCTCCGGCATCATCTACTGCCTCACCGTCTCCGCGGCAGAGGACCTCGCGGAGGCTATGGAGGCCGCCGGATGGAACGTGGCCGCCTACACCGGACGGACCGAGGCGGGGGAGCGGGAACGGCTCGAGCAGGCACTGATCGGCAACGAACTCAAGGCCCTGGTGGCCACCTCCGCGCTGGGCATGGGCTTCGACAAACCCGACCTCGGTTTCGTCGTCCACGTCGGCGCGCCGAGCTCCCCGGTGTCCTACTACCAGCAGATCGGTCGCGCCGGCCGCGGCACCGACCGGGCAGACGTCATCCTTCTGCCGGGTGCGGAGGACCGGGACATCTGGCGCTACTTCGCCTCCGTCTCCTTCCCGGAGGAGTCGACGGTCCGCCAGCTCCTCGCCGCGTTGACGGATGAGCCGCAGTCGACGATGAAGCTGGAGACCCAGGTCGACCTCAGCCGCTCCCGCCTCGACCAGGTGCTCAAGGTCCTCGACGTCGACGGCGCCGTCCGGCGGGTCCGGGGCGGATGGGTGGCCACCGGCCAGCCCTGGTCCTATGACGCGGAACGCTACGCCGGGCTCGCCCATGCCCGCACGGCTGAACAGGAGGCCATGCTGGACTACGAGCGCACCGACGGATGCCGCCTGCTGTTCCTCCGGAGCCAGCTCGACGACGCCACCGCCACCGAGCCGTGCGGGCGCTGCGACAACTGCACGGGCAGGCGGTGGGGCACAGACATCGACGCGGCGGTCGCCGCCCGGGTCGACTCCCGCCTCACCGCTCCCGGTGTGCGTCTGACCCAGCGCAGGCAGTGGCCGACCGGGATCAGCGTCAAGGGGAGGATTCACGGTGTTGAACCCGGCCGCGCACTGGGGCGGCTCAACGACATCGCCCGGGGACCCGCCCTCCGCGAGCTCCTGGACAACCGGGACTGGCGGCCGAGCCACCCGTGGCAGCAGGACACCTGGCTGCCCAGGATCGTGGCGGTGCTCTCCGACTGGGACTGGGCGCAACGCCCCACCACGGTGGTGGCCCTGGGCTCCCATGATCCGGCGGCCACTGCGCAGGTGAGCGCCCTGGCGGAAGCCATGGCCGGCGTCGGTCGGATGACCTTCGCCGGGACCCTGCCGGTACGCGCCGGGGCCGGCGAGGTCACCGCCCAGAACTCCGCCTACCGGGTGATGGGCCTGCTTGACCGCTGGGAGATGGAAGCCCTCACGCCCGTCGACGGCCCGGTCCTCCTGGTCACCGATGTGGTGGACACCGGCTGGTCCGTCACCGTCGCCGGGCAGCAGTTGGCGGAGCGGACCGGCCAGCCGGTCCTACCCTTCGCACTGGCCTCGCGGGGTTAGCGCGATCACCCGCGCCGGGAACGCCGCCGCGCCCAGCGGCACCGGCCAGGTGCACATCACCCACGCCCCACGCGCGGGCAGGTCCCCGAGACGGCAGAGGTTCTCGATCTGCCAGTGGTCGTGTTCCAGCCACCACCGTTGGGCGGGGAACTCACCGGCGTCGACAGATTCGTCGGGGTCGGTGTTGAGGGTGTCGTGACCGATGGCCGTGACCCCACGGGCGTGGAGGATCTCCAGGGCGGCCACCGTCCAGCCGCCGCCACGCAGGACGGCGAAACACCCCGCCGGGACCCGGCCGTGCCGGGCCTCCCAGGCGGCGACGTCCACCGAATCCAGGACCACCAGGGGGAGGAGGGACTCGGTCACAGGGATCGCATCGAGGGTGCGGCCGCCGGGGACGACGTGGGCGGGGGCGTCGACATGAGTGCCGGTGGGGCCCACCAGCCGGTAGGAGGTGACCTCGAAGCCGTCGTCGTCCGCCGTGCTCACCGGGGTGACCTCCATGGCCGGGTCGCCGGGGAAGCGGTCCTGGTCGGGGTGCAGCGGGCAGGTGAGGTCGAGGAACTGCCAGGCGGTGGGATCGATCACGCCACCCACGGTAGTGGTCCCTAGACTGTCAGCCATGTCGAAGAAGAAGCCCCGCCCCACGCCCGTGCCCGCTGAACCGATCCCGGGCATCGTCGACGCGCACACCCACCTGGCCTCGGCCGGGGCGCGGACCCCGGATGAGGTGGCGGCGATCGTGGGGCGTGCGGTAGGGGCGGGCGTCGAGAAGATCTGTACCGTCGGCGACGGTCTCGCGGAAGCGGAGCTCGCATTGTCGGCGGCGCAGCACAACGAGCGGGTGTTCGCGGCGTGCGCCATTCACCCGACCCGGGCGCACGAACTCGACGAGGAGGCCCGGGCCAGGCTGACGGAGATGGTCGCCGACCCGAACTGTGTCGCGGTGGGGGAGACCGGCCTGGACACCTACTGGATCACGCATGAGCCGGAACGGACCGCGCCGCTTCAGGTGCAGGAGGAGGCGCTGCGCTGGCACATCGATCTGGCGGTGTCCTCCGGCAAGGCGCTCATGCTGCACAACCGGGAGGCGGACGAGGATCTGCTGCGGGTGCTCGCCGACGCCCCGCAGCCGGTGCACACGATCCTCCACTGCTTCTCCTCGCCCCTGGCGGTGGCGGAGGAGGCGATCGAGCGCGGGTATGTGCTCAGCTTCGCCGGCAACGTGACCTTCAAGCGCAACGACGAGCTGCGGGAGGCGGCGCGGATCACGCCGCCGGGGCAGCTGCTCATCGAGACGGATGCGCCGTACATGACGCCGGAGCCGTTCCGGGGTGCGCGGAATGAACCGGCCCTCATCGGACACACCGCGCTGTGTGTGGCCCGTGCCCGGGGGATGGACCCGGCCGAACTGGCGGCGGAACTGACGGTGACCTTCGACCGGGTGTATCTCTCCTGACTCGCCCTGTTGCCCACCTCACTGCCGCGGTTCCGGCAGGGCGGGTGGGGTTGCTGCGTACTGGTGTGAGGGGAGAAACGCCAGTGAATCCGGCGTCCATGACATGTCACGTTTGTTCTGGACGTCACGCAACTGTTACCGTACTGTGATCTGCAGTAAGCAAGCCGTCACCGTCGACTGAGATTGAGAACCACACTCACCATGGCACGCACCCACCTGTCCCGCACCCACTCCGGCCCCTCCGCCACCCGTCGTCTCGCCACCGGCGTGACCCTCGGCGGACTGATGGCCGGTGGCATCGCCGCCGCCGGCGCGACCACCGTGCAGAAGGATGTCGCGCTCGACGTCAACGGCGAGCTCACCGAGCTGAGCACCATGTCCCGCGACGTCGCCGGCGCGCTCGATGCCGCAGGCGTCGAGGTCGACGACCAGGACCTCGTCTACCCGGCCCCGAGCGAGTCGCTGCGGTCCGGTGAGACCATCACCGTCCGCACCGCGAAGCCGGTCGCCGTGGTCATCGACGGCCAGCCCACCGAGCTGACCTCCACTGCGCTGACCGTCGAGGACCTCATCGGTGAGCTGCACGGCCTCACCCCGGCCGCCCGCACCGACGTCGACGGCGACGCCAAGGTCACCGACGGCATGCGCGTCGACGTCACCACCCCGAAGATCGTCTCCCTCAACGACGGCGGCAGCGTCGTCTACACCGAGGTCGCCGCCGCCACCGTCCGCGAGCTTCTCGACGCCCGCGACATCACCCTCGGCGAGCACGACACCGTCACCCCGGGCCTGGACACCGCCCTGACCCAGAACACCCGCGTGGAGATCAAGCGCGTCGACGTCGCCGAGGAGACCGCGACCACCGAGTTCACCGGCGAGCCGACCTACGTCGACGACCCGGAGGCGGAGGAGGGCACCGAGAAGGTCCTCGAGCCGGGCACCCCGGGCGTCCGCGAGATCACCCACCGCATCACCACCGTCAACGGTGCCGAGGACAAGCGCGAGATCGTCGGCGAGCGGGAGATCACCCCGGCCGTCGGCCCGACCATCGCCCGCGGCACCAAGACCGCCCCCTCCGCCCCGGCTGTCGCCGGCGGCGGCGTGTGGGACACCCTCGCCCAGTGTGAGTCCGGTGGCAACTGGTCCATCAACACCGGCAACGGCTACCACGGCGGCCTGCAGTTCTCCGCCTCCACCTGGCAGGCCTACGGCGGCGGTCAGTACGCCGCGACCGCCGACCAGGCCACCCGCGAGCAGCAGATCGACATCGCCACCCGCGTCCAGGCCGGACAGGGCTGGGGCGCGTGGCCGGCCTGCACCGCCCGGATGGGTCTGCGCTAACCCTCCAGCGCTGGGCTCCTGCACCGACGCGGGAAGATCGTTACGCTCGGAGGGCGCAAGGTTATTCACCAACGCGCATATGGAGGTAAGCCCACCATGACCGATCTGAACAACCGCACCGTCGCCGTCCTCGCCACCGACGGCTTCGAGGATTCCGAGCTCACCAGCCCCGTCGACGCCGTCAAGGCCGCCGGCGCCACCGTGACGGTCCTGTCCACCGAGACCGGATCCATTGAGGGCAAGAACGGCACCGCCGTCACCGTGGACACGACCACCGCCGAGGCTGACGCCGCCGACTTCGACGCCCTCATCCTGCCGGGCGGTACCGGCAACGCGGACAAGATCCGCATGGACTCCGACGCCGTCGCCTTCGTGAAGAAGCTGGTCGAGGCCGGCAAGCCCGTCGGCGTCATCTGCCACGGTGCCTGGATCCTCACCGACGCCGACGTCCTGCAGGGCCGCACCCTCACGTCCTTCCCGTCGCTCAAGACCGACCTGCGCAACGCCGGTGCGACCTGGGTCGACGAGGAGGTCCACGTGGACCAGGGCCTGGTGTCCTCCCGCACCCCGGACGATCTGCCAGCCTTCAATGCCAAGATCGTCGAGGAGTTCGGCGAAGGTACGCACTAGCCGGTCCCGGGTCGTCCGTGGTCTAGATTGGAACGCATGACCTCCGACGACCCGTCCGCCTCGGCCGAGCTCCTCGGCCCGGTGGAGATCCGTTCCCTGGCCGAGAAACTCGACGTCACCCCGACGAAGAAGCTCGGCCAGAACTTCGTCCACGACCCGAACACGGTCCGGCGGATCGTCGCGGCCGCTGATCTCGCCCCGGACGATCACGTCGTCGAGGTCGGCCCCGGGCTGGGGTCGTTGACGCTTGCACTGCTGGACACGGTGGACAAGGTCACCGCCGTGGAGATCGATCCGCGCCTGGCCGCCGAGCTGCCCGCCACCGTCAGCTGGCGGGCCGAACCCTTCGCCGACCGTCTCACGGTGGTTCAGAAGGACGCCCTCAAGATCACCGCCGCCGACCTGCGCAACCCGAGCGCGCTGGTGGCCAATCTGCCCTACAACGTCTCCGTGCCGGTCCTGCTGCACCTGCTGGCCACGTTCCCGTCGATCCGCCGGGTCCTGGTCATGGTCCAGGCGGAGGTCGCCGACCGGCTCGCCGCCACCCCCGGCTCGAAGATCTACGGCGTCCCCAGCGTCAAGGCCGCCTTCTACGGCGACGTGAAACGCGCCGGGGCGATCGGGAAGAACGTGTTCTGGCCGGCCCCGAAGATCGAGTCGGGTCTGGTCCGCATCGACCGCTACGACAACCCGCCGTGGCCCGTCACCGAATCCTCCCGCGCTGCCGTCTGGCCGCTTGTCGACGCCGCCTTCGCCCAGCGCCGCAAAACCCTCCGCGCCGCCCTCGCCGGCCACTACGGCTCCGGCGCCGCCGCCGAGGAGGCCCTGCTCGCCGCGGGCATTGACCCGCAGCTGCGCGGCGAGAAACTCACCGTCGCCGACTTCGTCCGGCTGGCCGGGGTGACCTCATGAGAACGATCAGCGTCCGCGCCCACGGCAAGGTCAACCTCCACCTCGGCGTCGGCGATGCCCGCGAGGACGGCTACC
Above is a window of Corynebacterium suedekumii DNA encoding:
- a CDS encoding dolichyl-phosphate-mannose--protein mannosyltransferase, with the translated sequence MNPATTSTADTPAVGPGFARRIHPDPPRPWSWTRADTIATLVIAALALVTRYAGLTSAVASGTPVFDEKHYVPQAWDMVRSQVNPLIGGIESNPGYGLVVHPPLGKQLIALGEFVFGYSPLGWRVMTALFGAATVVAVMLLARRLAGTWQVAFFAGLLATVDGVLLVSSRFGMLDIFQVFFIVAAACALAFDHEQMRGRLHRAWGDGMLGDSPFGPRLGFRWWRFTAGVFLGLSLGVKWSGLYYIAFFGLMSVFCDLALRRRYGATRPVTGTLVRDVLPALASIVVVPVLLYLWAWRAWFSSETAVYRHAATDGSIGDDSWLAALPDSLAGFVFYHQSVLEFHASLTTSGGHSHPWDSKPWAWLVAARPILYFSSTDIDCAAGTCRRMIFLFGTPAIWWLTVPVLLWGLWCLVIRRDRRFLIPLVAFAAGFLPWLASYDRQMYFFYATALVPFTIVLISLTLGQLHGRGPEVGLRTVRTLAGGPITWGTLAVIAYLALAVAMFLYWLPILYGIVIPEGWYHSLMWLPSWT
- the rsmI gene encoding 16S rRNA (cytidine(1402)-2'-O)-methyltransferase, translating into MSRPESLPRPVPRGVVLAATPLGNIHDASPRLRQALADADVIAAEDTRRVRTLATALDVEIRGKVISNFDHNEAGRAAGLLDAARSGTVLVVTDAGMPLVSDPGYSLVDAAHDAGVPVTCLPGPSAVPTALALSGLPVGRFLFDGFAPRKPGPRREWLESLRTEERAACFFESPHRLADTLAVAAEVLGPTRRAAVCRELTKTYEEVRRGTLPELAEWAAEGVKGEITVVIEGGSPREFDVESLVPVVESLVAEGVRLKDACRQVASGRGVSNRELYEAVLAAR
- a CDS encoding BCCT family transporter, whose amino-acid sequence is MTTPDNSTEHPGVGSAASEASAATPAEPTATEQLATMMSNADYIGDRIGGAAHPDFREPDDGKARFDWAIIIPAAAVIIGVVLWAMLGSDSFASFASSSLSFVVDNFGWAFVLFGTIFVAFMIIIGLSKFGSIRLGGDNEAPEFRTVSWIAMMFAAGMGIGLMFYGATEPLTFYRDGVPGRAENEVGTAMASAMFHWTLHPWAIYAIVGLAIAYSTFRRSRPQLISSAFVPLIGEKGAKGFLGKLIDTLAIIATVFGTATSLGVGALQIRAGLSASGLIDSPGDWTIVGIICVLTLAFIVSAVSGVGKGIQYLSNANMIMAAILAIFVFILGPTVAMLNLMPTSIGAYFAQFFEMAGRTGVSANGTAGEWLSTWTIFYWAWWISWSPFVGMFLARISRGRTIREFAIGVLVVPSLVSVVWFSIFGGTAIRFEQDGNSIWGDGSAESQLFNLLHQLPGGTILGVVAMILLATFFITSADSASTVMGTLAQHGRTNATPWVSALWGLLTAIIGMVLLTVNEDSLSNLQSITIIAASPFLIVIICLMIALTKDLREDTLYLDYRSQQEFAARLARERRIHAEHQRAKENKARRQERLAKRNGKRPIK
- the metG gene encoding methionine--tRNA ligase; its protein translation is MTQSVLVSVAWPYANGPRHIGHVAGFGVPSDVFARYQRMIGNEVLMISGTDEHGTPLLVQADKEGVTVKELADRYNRQIVEDLAGLGLSYDLFTRTTTRNHYAVVQELFTGLYENGYMIKETTMGAVSPSTGRTLPDRYIEGTCPICGADGARGDQCDNCGNQLDPADLINPVSRINGETPDFVETEHFLLDLPSLADALGQWLRGREDWRPNVLKFSLNLLEDLRPRAMTRDIDWGVPIPVEGWQDNNAKKLYVWFDAVIGYLSSSIEWAWRSGDPDAWQQWWQNPDALGYYFMGKDNITFHSQIWPAELLGYAGKGAKGGSVHRYGEINLPTEVVSSEFLTMSGSKFSSSKGVVIYVKDFLAEFGPDPLRYFIAVAGPENTDTDFTWDEFVRRVNNELANGWGNLVNRTVSMAHKNFGEVPVPASLTEADQKILDLAAETFDNVGEALAQSKFKAGITAAMHVVGEANAYIAEQEPWKLAKDESQRERLATVLWTALQVVSDCNVMLTPYLPHIAQQVHETLGRDGVWAARPEIHEVTDDMPVDLVGVGLPEEGQSYPVITGDYTTQQAAWKRIDVVPGTTLAKPKPLIQKLDPELAETGPSWAPVLA
- a CDS encoding MFS transporter → MNNRAVIPAALAFIAVFLAAINLRAGISSLAPVLGDALAAFGSGGSIAGVITAMPGLFFAVVGLVAVPVATRLGLSRTLLVGMVIALVGLAARPWVGAMWLFLVLTALIVAGIALANVLLPAWIKSHGGRHVVALMAVYSAILSLSGAIGPLSILLFTGPGAWRWALFLWAGFSAAQVAVWAVVAARAGFDFPSVSSPTPGAGTPAGLKSLWRSRTAVALMLFFGLQSMHAYVQMGWLPKILLDYGHPAETASVALALVGGINAVGGFAIPFVLDRLDRIYLLPLIFAAIMATGYLGIWFTDAAVPLLWAALLGIGGYCFPTAIALIPARTRAPLITARLSGFVQPYGYLIAAAGPFLVGVAYQITLDWSLILAALGASCLLMAAIGFFAARGGDIDDEIAVQV